From the genome of Oryza glaberrima chromosome 1, OglaRS2, whole genome shotgun sequence:
CTTCAGTAACAGACGAGGCCTAAAGTGCAATCAATCGAGATTAACGTAGTAATGTTTCTCTTGCGTTATCTTCCACCTCTAGGTAGATAGAGAGCTCTCTCTCGGTTCTATCTACCTCAGTTTTTGGTTCTTCTTGTGTAAGACACCTCCTCTGCTTATGTGCTCCTATGGTTGTTTCCTAGTTCTGAGTACTTGCGTGTACGGGTATTTGAGACGAGTAGACCTCCGGAATTCCGTCCAACAGAGTACATGCACAGTTAGGTGGGCGATAAAATTTTTGGGAGCGTGttcttcgcgcgactgctctaCTTCTTCCTCTGCTTCACATCAGCACTACTTCCTCGGCATCAAGTCATATATGCTTCCTCTACATTAACCTCCAGATCATGTCGATCAGTATCGAAAACGACGTCAACGACAACTGTGACAGGAATAGCAATGGAGGGAACGGCAACTGCTCAACCGGAACGACAACATCAACACCACAACCTCTGAATCCAGAGCGTTCTGCGGGTATGTTCTCCTCACTCTGGTGTTAAACATATGTCTAGATGCTATTGTCTCTGTTAGCATGTTAATGTTAGCACCAGCTTTGGATTACTCGCCTGCATACATGTCATATTTATTATGCTATaatttttggattaaaatatgctgaATAATAACTAGATTTCTAACATTGTCATCCATATTTTCACTGACCATAGCCTAGATGTTTATAAGATATTGATGTTCAGAGCTTTAAAGTTTGATTTGAGACATTTTTTCAAGACTTTCTTTTTGGGGCTTTCATGTTTATTGctgcatattttattttaatttgtacTCCCTTCctcgtaaatatttttttagtttgactTAAACTGATTACTGTACTCAACAAAATTTTTTAGGTTATATAATTATGTAACCAAAATTACTTTCTTAATAGTCTGCAATATACTTTTAAAGCTATTTACTTCAAATATAATAGTTAAAAATACATTTGTTATATAGGAGCTCACCCCTTTTAATTTTTCTGCCGACTTTTTAtcttaaacttaaaaaatgctGGTTTTAGtccaaacaaacaaatatttgcaaacaaatggagtatttgtttttcttttcttttatgttgtaAACTTTCTTTTTTCACATGTACTGTTATTTAAGGTGTTATTGACATATAAGGGGGGAGGACGGTCGCCGCTGTACAGTACACAGGATGTGTTTAGACCAAAGTGTCGACATAACAGACTGAAGTGTCGACATAAGCAAGGTCATGTAACAACAAATAAGAAAGCTAAGACACCTGCATGATGTAATACTCCTATATGATACTATGATATTACCGCAGCCATATGCTGTTTTTTGTCCTCTTAAAGTTGAGATTGATCTAGAGCAAGTCCATTGATAACACAGAAAACACGCTTACCCTGCTAGAGCTGGTCTTCTCTTTTACCGGTGAGAGTACGCGAGGCGACTTTGTTGTAAAATTTCTATGAAGAAAAATTAACCTGTTCATACATGACATGCGTAGACAGCGTATAAGTCGTAGTCTAAcaccttttttaaaaattgatcTCGAAGTGGCAGGCGTGCCTTCCAGGAGGCAAGCGTTTCCTTTGCCGAGAGCGACATGGCACCAAACTTTATTTCCTTTGCTGATCCGGTGTTTGACTCCGGTGAACTGAAAACCCCCCCTCTCCCGGTCTCGCCCCCGGCCGCGGTGTTTTTTcgtcaaggaggaggagaggggagatcgCTGTCATCTGCAGGGAACGCATGCGCGATTCGTCGCGGATAGAAAAATGAGGCCCGGGCATGCCTAGGTTGCAGGTCAGGTCAGTAGGTGCGTATATAGGCGATGCGCATGCTGATGATGCAGACTTTTGTGATTAACAGTCCAGATAAATCCATATCAATCGCCCTTGGAGGCTGCAGGGAGAGCATATGCGTGAATAGGTTTTGGAGGCCTGATTACTGGTAAAGATGCTTTGGGTTGCTCTGATCGGTTCACGCTATCATTGATTAATTTGGAACCCCGCAAAACGTTGAAAACTGAGATTTCAACAAAATTTCGATCGAACTTactgttttaaatttgtttttgtttaaaaatgcatCGAATTTGCCCTTGAGGTTGATTTTTGAACTAGGAACCTATATACTTGTTTGTGCTCATTTTCATGTGTGATTAGGACCCGAGCTCAAAACTTATATCCTAGACGAATTCATATAGGGGGAGTGCCTTGCTTCTCCTCTAGAGGAGTTTCGCACTCCGACAAACATTAAGTCTTCTAAAAGTGAAGTAATGTCCACAAGTGTACTTACAGTTATTATTGTTTTAGTCGTAGGCGATGCACACGTTGGCAGCGAGTCGCTCATGATAACTTCATTAATATCAAAATATGTAGGTCCAGAATTTCATGGGTGCTCATATAAACTATGTTtctcaattaaaaaaaaagagtgctAGCCCCTGATATCACGTTTCTTAATGGGATAGATTATCATGACGGGTCTTTACCCCCATCAACCGCTCCCCTACACACCCACGTGTTCGCATTTCTTACCATGCATTCTCTCATGCCTACCGCATGTCCGCATCCGATCACCACGCTTGTCAGGAGCCAAAGTTGATACCTGAGGTATCAGATTCGATGCTTTGGGTACCAGACCTGGTACCTATGATACTGGTATCATACCTAATACCCACAAGGTATCGAGGCCAGTTGTTGCACATCAAGCCTGGTACCAACAAAAAAATGTACGTGAAGGTATCGCATAGAACCAAGCAAGTCATATTCTTCCGGTCCCCACACATTGTGCCTCCTCTGCCAGTTGCCCCATCCATCCATTAACCTAAGCATGAAGTTGAAGAAACAACCAAAGAAGACAAGATTATGAATAGGCATAGGCGGTGAACTCCTAAAAAAGACATAGCCTCGTCTTCCTCATGCACTCTTCTTGGGGGTGCCGCTACCTCCACTCTCTTGTTGGCTTTTCGAGGACGGCACCAGTAGCTCTTGGATAGGGTCATAGCCGACCTTTTTTTGGAGGGAAGGGTCAGATGGACGACGACTGTGAGTGCAATGAGTGAGGTGGAGGACAGTGTAATGGTGGTGGGACGGTGCCACGTAGGCGACATGCCCATCTCtgtatgtattttttaaaaaaaagtaaaatgacACAAATGttcttttcttaaaagaaaaaaacacaatgtTCGAGCGTCAGCTTGAGAAATCAGAACGTCTGAAGCAGAAGGATTAGCCCAGAAATCAAAACTTCAGCTAAGCCTTACGTATCCATGGGCCTCGTTGGTTATAGCCTGTGTGCATCAACATGGGGTGTTTGATGGGCCGGAAGATGTTTTCCGTTCCAGGTCCACTGATGACTGAACATTTTGGGGGGTCTGTCTTTGGATCAGCTTCTCCTTCCTCCGGCCCTATCGCGCGGTGCGGTATCTCCGGGATTTGCAACCATACATCCTCTCCTCCATTCAAAGCGCCAGCCGTGTACCACCGCCCGAGGCACGTAGAACCACGCCAAGATGCGTGAACCCCCGCTTGCGTCGCGTCGACATGCGCAGGGGAAAAGGCGCCCATGCTCCCCATGTCGTTGTCCCGCTCCTGCAAGAGATACACCTATGTTAGCCACGTCTTTTCTGTTTGAGATCCTTCCAAATCCTCCCCCCATCTTAATTTCTTCCCAtctctccggcggcgccggcgccattcGCCTTTTCTCCCAAACGCTCACCGGCTGGCAGCCCCCAGCCTCCCCGCCTGCTCGTTCGGCCGGTCTCGGCCTCCCCCTGCGTTGATCTCCAACCTGAGCACCGTCgaccacgccgacgccggcgacgcctcgCCCGCGTACAAGGTACCAGgtactgcatctgcatgcatacTGCACACACGTGTCTTGCTGAATTCCTCCACCGTGGCAATGCGGCGGAGGTCGCGCTGtgacctcacctcacctccgGCTACGTGGCGCCGTCACGTGGAGTGATTCACTACCGTAATCAGTGACGTCAGTAGTATCAGATAGGGTTTCGGAGTTATTCTGTGGGACAGGATGGTCACTAATTTCCGGTTTTGGTTTTAggatatcattttctttttagtGTTGGAGAACAGGAGAAGGCAATCATTGATTGTTACTTTGTTAGTAATTGGTTAGTATATCTTCACTGCACTCTGCACACACGTACTGATCTCTCCGTCCCGTTTGCTTCAACAACACATTTGCTTTGCTCGGTACAtgcagagagaaaaagaagcaatgggcatcggcatcggcatcggcaccggcaccggcaccggcgcgGCGCTACCATTCGGCGAGGCCTCGCCGTGGAGCCTgctcggcggcgcggtggccgcgcTGCTGCTGGTCTGGGCCGCGCAGATGCTGGAGTGGGCCTGGCTGGCCCCGCGGCGGATGGAACGGGCCCTCAGGGCCCAGGGCCTGAGGGGCACCCAGTACCGCTTCCTCCATGGCGACCTCACCGAGGACCTGCGGCTCGTCACGGCGGCCCGCTCCAAGCCCGTGCCCATGGACCGGCCCCACGACTTCATCCCGCGCGTCGCGCCTCTGCTTCACCGTGCCTTGGAGGAACACGGTACTGTACTCGCTCTACTTCTgcaatatttgttttcttttgttttgttttgtttttcggCGAACACATCCAAGATTTGATTGTTGTTATGCAACTTTAAGTTCATCGTACAGTTGATCTAGAAATGCCACTATTTGATCATCAATTATCTTGTTTTTTTCAGTGTCTTTGTACCATGTTCTGATCTCTGTGCGCATGAAAATGCAGGTAGGGTTTCTTTTACATGGTTCGGGCCAATGCCAAGGGTTACAATCACTGATCCGGACTTGGTCCGTGAAGTTCTATCGAACAAATTTGGTCACTTTGAGAAGACAAAGCTGGCCACTCGGCTTTCTAAGTTACTCGTTGGTGGGCTTGTGATCCTTCATGGTGAAAAATGGGTCAAACATAGGAGGATTATGAATCCAGCCTTTCATGCAGAAAAGCTAAAGGTATTATTACTAGGATTTACTGAAAGAATTCGTGAATATGAGACCTGACTACTGTATTTAGTATTCAGGATTTCATGTGTAAGAATTATCATTTAGTAAGACGATCGCTTAGCCTAGCTATTTGATCAGAAGTTAAATTAATCTGATGAATGCCTGCATTCTTTGCAGTCACTAAACAGGTCGAACTAAACATATTAGAACTGGAGATCAATTTGGTTACACTTACTTTCCTGgtatttttcccctttccctgACTTATATATTCCCTTGGAACTAATTGCAGCGGATGTTGCCAGCATTCTCCGCATCTTGTAGCGAACTAATTGGCAGATGGGAGAATGCGGTTGCTGCTTCTGTTGGAAAAGCCGAGCTGGACATTTGGCCAGATTTTCAGAATTTATCAGGAGATGTTATTTCAAGAGCAGCATTTGGTGTCAGACACCACGAAGGCAGACAAATTTTCCTACTTCAGGCCGAGCAAGCTGAACGCCTTGTTCAATCTTTCCGGAGTAATTACATCCCAGGCTTATCGTATGATTCTCATCACTGTCCCAACATCTTTAGTTTCAGTCCccgttttcttttttcaactCATCTGTTggattatacttcctccgtttcatattactacataagactttctagcattgctcacattcatatagatgttaatgctagaaagccttataacctgaaacggaagtAGTAATTTATAACTGGATTATTTGTTTCACGCTTCTAAAAATGCTCTTAATAAACTTTCTTTTACTGCATTGTTGACACCACTTATTCTAAGTTATTTGttagttttataatatataatatgtagTTTATCTTTACAAACGAGTGGATCATCCATCAACTTTTACCTGCATAGTATATATTTAAAACGCTACCTAAAGTTCAGAGTGCTCCTaatctttctttgttttgtttttgttttgccgAATTTATCAATATCAAGAGAAAATTAAGTACATACAGGACAACATAATAGTTGTGAGAAAAACATGGATGGACCACCAAAGACCAAAAAGTGCTCCTTACATTTGCCATTATTTGTGTCCAACTTTCATTGTTTCGGGAATATATCCAACTTTTATGTagagaaaaaaactaaattcattttgtaTCCACTTATTCGTTTCATCCATAGATGATAGAACTAACATAATACTCTCCCTCCAGTCTTTTACCGACAGAAAACAACAGAAGGATGAAGGCAATAGACAGAGAGATCAAGAGTATTCTAAGAGGCATAATAGAAAAGAGGCAGAAGGCCACGAAGAACGGCGAAGCCAGCAAGGACGATCTGCTCGGCTTGCTCCTACAATCCAACATGGATTATTACAGCGACGAGGACGGCAAATCCAGCAAGGGGATGACCGTCGAGGAGATCATCGACGAATGCAAGCTGTTCTACTTCGCCGGGATGGAGACAACCGCCGTGCTGCTCACCTGGACAATGGTTGCCCTGAGCATGCACCCGGAGTGGCAGGATCGCGCCAGGGAGGAGATTCTGCAGGTCTTTGGGCGAAACAAACCTGATATCAATGGCGTTAGCCGCCTGAAAGTCGTGAGTTGTGCACGTACTCTGCCCCGTAACGCAATTTTTGCACCGTTTTCTGCAAAAGATGTTCACGATTTGATGATCGATGGAGCCGATCTTTGGCAGGTGACCATGGTGCTGCACGAGGTGCTGCGCCTGTACCCGCCGGTGGTGATGATGAACCGCCGCACGTACAAGGAGATCGAGCTCGGCGGCGTCAGGTACCCGGCGGGCGTGATGCTGTCGCTGCCCGTGCTGTTCATccaccgcgacgccgccgcgtggGGGCACGACGCCGGCGAGTTCGACCCGGGGAGGTTCGCGGAGGGCGTGGCCAGGGCGTGCAAGgaccccggcgccggcgcgttcTTCCCGTTCAGCTGGGGCCCGCGCATCTGCATCGGCCAGAACTTCGCGCTGCTGGAGGCCAAGGTGGCGCTCGGCATGATCCTGCAGCGCTTCGCGTTCGAGCTGTCGCCGGCGTACGCGCACGCGCCCTACACCGTGCTGACGCTGCACCCGCAGCACGGCGTTCCGGTTAGGCTGCGCCGACTCTGATCGTCGGGttagggaaagaaaaaaagatgaaatgaaatgaaatcgTCTGTATAGATCCGTGCATCCGGCATTCTGAATCTCTGATATCAAAGCAGAACACATTTGCTGATAAACACTGGAAGCTCCATGTTCCGGGCATCCGGCACTCTGAAATCTCAATCTCTGATATGAAAGCAGAACACTATTTGCTGACAACCGCTGCTGCAGTTCCTTGCATAGTTGAAGTGTATGAGTATCCGTACTCCATATCACGGGTATTCAGCTGGTCTTCTTAAATCCTAAACTGTTAAGGTGTGTTCTTTCCCCGAGAATAAAATAGAATAAGAATATACAtgttctctattttttttaaagggtgtgatttttttttaaagttacatataagttatttaaaatattacatTTAAACCATTCTTTTACTTAATACATTTGTTTGTACCTCGAATTATTAGGCTATTTAGTATTCCATTCAGGCAAGACAACACTCCCAAACCTACCAGAAAATGATTTGCCACTACAAGATAGAAGATGGATAAAGGACATCACCAGTGCCTTGGGGGTCTAGGCAATCCTCGAATATCTCAATCTGTGGCCTGCAATCCACTCCTTGGATGACCTCTCCAAGGAGCTCGATTCCCTCATCTGGTGGTGGGAGTCTTCAGGGGAATACTCGTCATATTCTGCCTACCTGTCTCTGTTTGTGGGAACTGGAAAGGGTGCAGTTCTAGGACAAGCCGATTTGGAGGTCGTTGGCGCCTCCTCGATATCGTTACTTCATGTGGTTGGTGGATCTCAATAGATGTTGGATGGCCGATCAGCTCCACAATCGCGGCTTGCCACACCTTGATCGATGTGTCTTTTATGATCAATGCAACGAGACTATCAATAATCTTCTGGTCGCTTGTCTGGAATCATGGCAATGGTGGTGGTTTGCCCTCAGAGCAATTAGATTGCCCAATTTCCTGCCATTCAATGAAGCATCCTTCCACTTGTGGCTTTGTGATAACCGCATGAAGGTTGACAAGGCTCACCGACGGGGATACGACACCATCGCAGCCCTGGTTGCCTGGACgatttggaaggagaggaaTAACAGGGTTTTCAATCAGCATCACAAGCCCTAGGTCGAAGTAGCAAAGGGTATGGCTGCTGATGCTGAGCTATGGCGCCTAACAAATGCGGTGATGACAGAACTAACCACGCCTAGCATGTTCCCCCGCTCGCAGAATCTGATTGGAGATTAGGCCCTAAGCTCTTTGTATCTCATGTACCCTGTCCccttcctgttttttttttcggttttccttttatataaactttacTCTTTTTAATACAATGATGTGCTGCTTGCgtattccaaaaaaatataaaatgattTGCCAAGTACTAATTCAAAAGGGCCAAGTACTAATTCAATCGGGTACTTTAGGCCTTTAGGGTGGCACAACGGATTGTGTTGTTAGGGAAGGGGATTTTACTCTGCTTCATCTACTTATTCCATTTTCTTCATGGCCCCGAGTGGGAACGGTGTACAATAATGCACCAGCGAGATGCAAACTCTTCATGTTATTGGCCATAAGAGAGGAGCCTGCCCTACAGCTGATAAGCTGTGTCGTTACAATGGGTAACGAACAATGATCAGCTCGTAGTCTCGGTAGTTGGATGACCTTGAAAGACCGAAACACTCGCACCTTTGAGTTGTCTGTCGAAGCCCAGCGGAGTTGGTTGAAGACTTGAAGCAATCACAAAGAAGGGGTTTTGTTCTTGCGAACCGCAGATTTGGTGGAAATCCTGTGGGACATACCTGCCGGTGCCTAGAAGACCTGCTCTGTTTTCACAATGGCTGGTGTCGCTATGTAATGATTGTGTTGTGATATATTTTACTGTTTTCGAGAGGTACCAAAAggtattaaaatttttaatgcAAATTTTTCATATGTCATTGTATTAGAGAGattaaattttacactataaaaTATGGTACATCCTCAAGAGCCTAAA
Proteins encoded in this window:
- the LOC127760432 gene encoding cytochrome P450 CYP72A616-like isoform X1 is translated as MQREKEAMGIGIGIGTGTGTGAALPFGEASPWSLLGGAVAALLLVWAAQMLEWAWLAPRRMERALRAQGLRGTQYRFLHGDLTEDLRLVTAARSKPVPMDRPHDFIPRVAPLLHRALEEHGRVSFTWFGPMPRVTITDPDLVREVLSNKFGHFEKTKLATRLSKLLVGGLVILHGEKWVKHRRIMNPAFHAEKLKRMLPAFSASCSELIGRWENAVAASVGKAELDIWPDFQNLSGDVISRAAFGVRHHEGRQIFLLQAEQAERLVQSFRSNYIPGLSLLPTENNRRMKAIDREIKSILRGIIEKRQKATKNGEASKDDLLGLLLQSNMDYYSDEDGKSSKGMTVEEIIDECKLFYFAGMETTAVLLTWTMVALSMHPEWQDRAREEILQVFGRNKPDINGVSRLKVVTMVLHEVLRLYPPVVMMNRRTYKEIELGGVRYPAGVMLSLPVLFIHRDAAAWGHDAGEFDPGRFAEGVARACKDPGAGAFFPFSWGPRICIGQNFALLEAKVALGMILQRFAFELSPAYAHAPYTVLTLHPQHGVPVRLRRL
- the LOC127760432 gene encoding cytochrome P450 CYP72A616-like isoform X2 translates to MGIGIGIGTGTGTGAALPFGEASPWSLLGGAVAALLLVWAAQMLEWAWLAPRRMERALRAQGLRGTQYRFLHGDLTEDLRLVTAARSKPVPMDRPHDFIPRVAPLLHRALEEHGRVSFTWFGPMPRVTITDPDLVREVLSNKFGHFEKTKLATRLSKLLVGGLVILHGEKWVKHRRIMNPAFHAEKLKRMLPAFSASCSELIGRWENAVAASVGKAELDIWPDFQNLSGDVISRAAFGVRHHEGRQIFLLQAEQAERLVQSFRSNYIPGLSLLPTENNRRMKAIDREIKSILRGIIEKRQKATKNGEASKDDLLGLLLQSNMDYYSDEDGKSSKGMTVEEIIDECKLFYFAGMETTAVLLTWTMVALSMHPEWQDRAREEILQVFGRNKPDINGVSRLKVVTMVLHEVLRLYPPVVMMNRRTYKEIELGGVRYPAGVMLSLPVLFIHRDAAAWGHDAGEFDPGRFAEGVARACKDPGAGAFFPFSWGPRICIGQNFALLEAKVALGMILQRFAFELSPAYAHAPYTVLTLHPQHGVPVRLRRL